Proteins from one Diprion similis isolate iyDipSimi1 chromosome 3, iyDipSimi1.1, whole genome shotgun sequence genomic window:
- the LOC124404002 gene encoding sodium-independent sulfate anion transporter-like isoform X1, with amino-acid sequence MKMVKINFLELAKRRLPITVWLPVYTPGDALSDLVAGITVGLTLIPQAIAYAALAGLGPQFGLYSAFAGSLVYIVLGTCKEVNIGPTALISLLTFTYAKGHPELAVLLCFLSGCMTLLLGILRLGFLVELVSAPVVSGFTSAASLIIACSQIKGLLGVSAHGEGFVEIWKGLYESIHAVRIPDLILSCCCITVLLVLKRIKECKSTNQHVTKCLWFVGTARNALVVVSCAVAGYLFEIYSVVPFKLTGHIRAGLPTVGPPQFSMVSGNHTVSFLEMCQTLRTGIIVVPLVSVIGNVAIAKAFSHGKALDATQELFTLGVCNVVGSFFSSIPVTGSFSRSAVNNASGVRSPLGGLYSGVLVILALSLLTPYFYYIPKATLSSVVICAVIFMVDIGIVQPIWRCSKKDLIPALGTFLACLFVGVELGILIGVAIDVVILIYFNARPHITVEQKNQSEPAYVTIQPGGALFFPAIDHLREKLTKNLSQDENSIKSSKRHTNIVLDCKHVDRIDFTAVQGLNSVLSDLSKQGCNLVMLNPKPEILASIQSISKDPILWANSETELISILRQVESTNPLGSETRLEMNHLTNSTTKARSADIDRASTNL; translated from the exons ATG AAAATGGTAAAGATAAACTTTTTGGAATTGGCAAAGCGAAGATTGCCGATAACGGTGTGGCTGCCGGTTTACACACCTGGTGATGCCCTGAGTGACCTTGTGGCCGGCATCACAGTCGGTCTTACTCTGATTCCTCAG GCAATCGCCTACGCGGCTCTGGCTGGTCTAGGACCGCAGTTTGGACTGTACAGTGCGTTCGCTGGAAGTTTGGTTTACATCGTTCTCGGTACGTGTAAAGAAGTAAACATCGGACCAACGGCTCTGATATCCCTGCTCACCTTCACATACGCAAA AGGACACCCTGAACTCGCTGTACTTCTCTGCTTTCTCTCGGGATGCATGACCTTGCTTCTCGGCATTCTGCGGCTCGGCTTCCTGGTGGAGCTTGTCTCGGCGCCGGTGGTATCCGGTTTCACGTCCGCGGCCAGTCTGATAATCGCCTGCAGCCAGATCAAGGGTCTCCTCGGGGTGTCCGCCCACGGGGAGGGTTTCGTAGAGATTTGGAAGGGCCTCTACGAGTCGATTCACGCGGTCCGAATTCCCGATCTGATCCTTTCCTGCTGCTGCATCACCGTGCTGCTGGTGCTCAAG CGAATCAAAGAATGCAAGTCTACCAATCAACACGTTACCAAGTGCCTGTGGTTCGTTGGAACGGCGAGGAACGCTTTGGTTGTCGTTTCGTGCGCTGTGGCTGGATACCTGTTCGAGATATACTCGGTTGTACCCTTCAAATTGACGGGCCACATACGGGCTGGTCTGCCCACGGTTGGTCCGCCCCAGTTTTCCATGGTTTCCGGAAACCATACGGTCAGCTTCCTCGAGATGTGCCAAACCCTGAGGACTGGGATCATCGTCGTACCGCTGGTGTCGGTGATCGGAAACGTGGCCATCGCTAAAGCGTTCT CTCATGGCAAGGCCCTGGATGCGACGCAAGAGCTGTTTACTTTGGGGGTTTGCAACGTCGTCGGTTCTTTCTTCAGCTCGATACCGGTCACTGGATCCTTCTCACGAAGTGCTGTGAACAACGCTTCGGGCGTCAGGAGTCCCTTGGGTGGATTGTACTCCG GTGTTTTGGTTATTCTGGCGTTAAGTCTGCTGACACCGTACTTCTATTACATTCCGAAAGCGACGTTGAGTTCGGTGGTAATTTGTGCGGTGATATTCATGGTCGACATTGGTATAGTACAACCGATCTGGAGGTGCAGCA AAAAAGACTTGATCCCGGCACTGGGCACGTTTCTCGCATGCTTATTCGTTGGTGTCGAGCTAGGAATTCTAATCGGAGTTGCGATCGATGTCGTAATTCTAATTTACTTCAACGCCAGACCACACATCACGGTGGAGCAGAAAAAT CAGTCTGAGCCGGCTTATGTTACCATCCAACCTGGTGGAGCTCTTTTCTTCCCGGCCATTGATCACTTGagggaaaaattaacgaagaaCTTATCTCAGGATGAGAATAGCATAAAATCCTCGAAACGACATACTAACATTGTCCTGGATTGCAAACACGTAGACAGGATAGACTTCACGGCGGTTCAG ggaTTAAACTCGGTCCTGTCAGACCTATCGAAACAGGGTTGTAACTTAGTAATGCTGAATCCAAAACCGGAAATTTTGGCGAGTATACAATCGATCTCAAAGGATCCGATTTTATGGGCAAATTCGGAAACTGAGTTAATTTCGATTCTTAGACAAGTCGAAAGCACGAATCCGCTTGGAAGTGAAACGAGATTGGAAATGAATCACTTGACAAATTCAACGACAAAAGCAAGATCAGCAGATATCGATAGAGCTAGCACGAATTTGTGA
- the LOC124404002 gene encoding sodium-independent sulfate anion transporter-like isoform X2, which yields MKMVKINFLELAKRRLPITVWLPVYTPGDALSDLVAGITVGLTLIPQAIAYAALAGLGPQFGLYSAFAGSLVYIVLGTCKEVNIGPTALISLLTFTYAKGHPELAVLLCFLSGCMTLLLGILRLGFLVELVSAPVVSGFTSAASLIIACSQIKGLLGVSAHGEGFVEIWKGLYESIHAVRIPDLILSCCCITVLLVLKRIKECKSTNQHVTKCLWFVGTARNALVVVSCAVAGYLFEIYSVVPFKLTGHIRAGLPTVGPPQFSMVSGNHTVSFLEMCQTLRTGIIVVPLVSVIGNVAIAKAFSHGKALDATQELFTLGVCNVVGSFFSSIPVTGSFSRSAVNNASGVRSPLGGLYSGVLVILALSLLTPYFYYIPKATLSSVVICAVIFMVDIGIVQPIWRCSKKDLIPALGTFLACLFVGVELGILIGVAIDVVILIYFNARPHITVEQKNSEPAYVTIQPGGALFFPAIDHLREKLTKNLSQDENSIKSSKRHTNIVLDCKHVDRIDFTAVQGLNSVLSDLSKQGCNLVMLNPKPEILASIQSISKDPILWANSETELISILRQVESTNPLGSETRLEMNHLTNSTTKARSADIDRASTNL from the exons ATG AAAATGGTAAAGATAAACTTTTTGGAATTGGCAAAGCGAAGATTGCCGATAACGGTGTGGCTGCCGGTTTACACACCTGGTGATGCCCTGAGTGACCTTGTGGCCGGCATCACAGTCGGTCTTACTCTGATTCCTCAG GCAATCGCCTACGCGGCTCTGGCTGGTCTAGGACCGCAGTTTGGACTGTACAGTGCGTTCGCTGGAAGTTTGGTTTACATCGTTCTCGGTACGTGTAAAGAAGTAAACATCGGACCAACGGCTCTGATATCCCTGCTCACCTTCACATACGCAAA AGGACACCCTGAACTCGCTGTACTTCTCTGCTTTCTCTCGGGATGCATGACCTTGCTTCTCGGCATTCTGCGGCTCGGCTTCCTGGTGGAGCTTGTCTCGGCGCCGGTGGTATCCGGTTTCACGTCCGCGGCCAGTCTGATAATCGCCTGCAGCCAGATCAAGGGTCTCCTCGGGGTGTCCGCCCACGGGGAGGGTTTCGTAGAGATTTGGAAGGGCCTCTACGAGTCGATTCACGCGGTCCGAATTCCCGATCTGATCCTTTCCTGCTGCTGCATCACCGTGCTGCTGGTGCTCAAG CGAATCAAAGAATGCAAGTCTACCAATCAACACGTTACCAAGTGCCTGTGGTTCGTTGGAACGGCGAGGAACGCTTTGGTTGTCGTTTCGTGCGCTGTGGCTGGATACCTGTTCGAGATATACTCGGTTGTACCCTTCAAATTGACGGGCCACATACGGGCTGGTCTGCCCACGGTTGGTCCGCCCCAGTTTTCCATGGTTTCCGGAAACCATACGGTCAGCTTCCTCGAGATGTGCCAAACCCTGAGGACTGGGATCATCGTCGTACCGCTGGTGTCGGTGATCGGAAACGTGGCCATCGCTAAAGCGTTCT CTCATGGCAAGGCCCTGGATGCGACGCAAGAGCTGTTTACTTTGGGGGTTTGCAACGTCGTCGGTTCTTTCTTCAGCTCGATACCGGTCACTGGATCCTTCTCACGAAGTGCTGTGAACAACGCTTCGGGCGTCAGGAGTCCCTTGGGTGGATTGTACTCCG GTGTTTTGGTTATTCTGGCGTTAAGTCTGCTGACACCGTACTTCTATTACATTCCGAAAGCGACGTTGAGTTCGGTGGTAATTTGTGCGGTGATATTCATGGTCGACATTGGTATAGTACAACCGATCTGGAGGTGCAGCA AAAAAGACTTGATCCCGGCACTGGGCACGTTTCTCGCATGCTTATTCGTTGGTGTCGAGCTAGGAATTCTAATCGGAGTTGCGATCGATGTCGTAATTCTAATTTACTTCAACGCCAGACCACACATCACGGTGGAGCAGAAAAAT TCTGAGCCGGCTTATGTTACCATCCAACCTGGTGGAGCTCTTTTCTTCCCGGCCATTGATCACTTGagggaaaaattaacgaagaaCTTATCTCAGGATGAGAATAGCATAAAATCCTCGAAACGACATACTAACATTGTCCTGGATTGCAAACACGTAGACAGGATAGACTTCACGGCGGTTCAG ggaTTAAACTCGGTCCTGTCAGACCTATCGAAACAGGGTTGTAACTTAGTAATGCTGAATCCAAAACCGGAAATTTTGGCGAGTATACAATCGATCTCAAAGGATCCGATTTTATGGGCAAATTCGGAAACTGAGTTAATTTCGATTCTTAGACAAGTCGAAAGCACGAATCCGCTTGGAAGTGAAACGAGATTGGAAATGAATCACTTGACAAATTCAACGACAAAAGCAAGATCAGCAGATATCGATAGAGCTAGCACGAATTTGTGA
- the LOC124404001 gene encoding sodium-independent sulfate anion transporter-like, whose protein sequence is MAVKQEDRWRNRRGAGCLMKMAKKRAPILSWLPKYNSEKLLSDCIAGVTVGLTVIPQGLAYATLAGLEPQYGLYSAFIGAMVYVVFGSCKDITIGPTALMALMTNQYVKGRSVDFAVLLAFLSGCLQLLMACLRLGVLVDFISVPVTVGFTSATSVIIAASQLPSLLGLKLKSSGFLDTCTKVFWNIGQTRLWDAGMSISCIVVLLLLRKLKDIRLTRGGEKPTKRQEVLARIMWLVSTSRNAIVVIVCSVIAYKMETSGSGSPFRLTGPVRSGLPEFSLPPFSTQVGNRTLTFLEMCSELGSGIVLVPIIAVLGNVAIAKAFASGDNIDATQELFTLGLCNVFGSFASSMPVTGSFSRSAVNHASGVKTPMGGIYTGVLILSALSLLTPYFYFIPKASLAAVIICAVIFMIEYEVVKPMWKSSKKDLVPTFVTFLVCLVVGVEYGILVGVGINLMFLLYPSARPTINVEKCVTDSGAEYLLVTPGNSLYFPAVDFIRQSVGRAARREGCSQLPVVIDCRFVLGADFTAAKGIAALINELNNRKQGIYFYNPRADVVAVLKGACGEDFQHVSTQEELAYLLYSNPDKSRQLLEVKHEESQPLSGLNSGLVHRSQSSHELNEVTSTLLNASVA, encoded by the exons ATGGCGGTCAAACAGGAGGATCGATGGCGGAATCGTAGGGGTGCGGGATGCTTGATGAAAATGGCGAAAAAGAGGGCACCGATACTGTCATGGCTTCCGAAATACAATTCGGAAAAATTGTTGAGCGACTGCATCGCCGGTGTGACGGTGGGCCTGACGGTCATACCGCAGGGTCTCGCCTACGCTACACTGGCGGGTCTCGAGCCACAG TACGGACTGTACTCCGCTTTCATAGGGGCGATGGTCTACGTCGTTTTCGGCTCCTGCAAGGACATCACCATCGGCCCGACCGCCCTGATGGCCCTCATGACGAACCAGTACGTCAAAGGCAGGAGTGTCGATTTTGCCGTTCTCCTGGCCTTTCTGTCCGGATGTTTACAGCTCCTGATGGCCTGTCTGCGCCTCG GTGTCCTTGTGGACTTCATTTCGGTGCCGGTGACCGTGGGTTTCACTTCGGCAACCTCGGTGATAATCGCAGCTTCGCAACTGCCGAGTTTGCTGGGACTGAAACTCAAGTCATCCGGGTTTCTGGATACTTGTACGAAAGTCTTCTGGAACATCGGTCAGACGCGGCTCTGGGATGCCGGGATGAGTATCTCCTGCATAGTGGTTCTCCTCCTCTTGAGG AAATTGAAAGATATAAGACTGACGAGAGGCGGCGAGAAACCAACTAAACGGCAAGAGGTTCTCGCGAGAATAATGTGGCTCGTTTCGACGTCGCGAAACGCCATCGTGGTCATAGTGTGTTCGGTGATAGCGTACAAAATGGAGACCTCTGGTTCCGGTTCACCGTTCCGACTTACCGGTCCGGTCCGTTCTGGTCTACCGGAGTTTTCCCTGCCGCCGTTCTCGACTCAGGTTGGGAACCGGACACTAACCTTCCTCGAAATGTGTTCGGAACTCGGCTCCGGGATCGTCCTCGTACCCATAATCGCCGTCCTTGGTAACGTCGCGATAGCCAAGGCCTTCGCCAGTGGTGACAACATCGACGCGACGCAAGAACTGTTCACCCTTGGACTCTGCAACGTCTTCGGGTCCTTCGCCAGCTCCATGCCGGTAACAGGTTCCTTCAGCAGATCGGCGGTGAATCACGCGAGCGGAGTGAAGACTCCGATGGGCGGAATTTACACCGGAGTCCTGATCCTGTCGGCGCTTAGTCTGCTCACGCcgtatttttactttatacCGAAAG CTTCTTTAGCTGCGGTCATTATTTGCGCTGTGATATTCATGATCGAGTACGAAGTTGTCAAACCGATGTGGAAGTCTAGCAAGAAGGACCTCGTACCAACGTTCGTTACTTTCTTGGTATGCCTCGTTGTCGGAGTCGAGTATGGTATTCTGGTCGGTGTTGGAATCAATCTGATGTTCCTCCTCTATCCCTCGGCTCGGCCCACCATAAACGTCGAAAAGTGTGTC ACGGATTCTGGTGCGGAATATCTTCTGGTAACACCAGGCAACAGTTTGTACTTTCCCGCGGTCGACTTTATCAGACAATCAGTTGGTCGTGCCGCAAGACGAGAAGGTTGCAGTCAGCTGCCCGTTGTCATCGATTGTCGGTTCGTCCTCGGAGCCGATTTCACCGCGGCAAAG GGAATAGCTGCGTTAATAAATGAGCTTAACAACCGCAAACAAGGAATATATTTCTATAATCCAAGAGCTGACGTTGTTGCCGTTTTGAAAGGCGCCTGCGGCGAAGATTTCCAACACGTTTCTACCCAGGAGGAACTTGCCTACCTCCTCTATTCTAATCCAG ACAAATCAAGACAGCTCTTGGAAGTGAAGCATGAAGAATCTCAACCTCTGTCAGGGCTAAATTCGGGACTTGTACACAGAAGTCAATCGTCCCACGAACTGAACGAGGTTACAAGTACACTGCTCAACGCCAGCGTGGCTTGA
- the LOC124404002 gene encoding sodium-independent sulfate anion transporter-like isoform X3: protein MVKINFLELAKRRLPITVWLPVYTPGDALSDLVAGITVGLTLIPQAIAYAALAGLGPQFGLYSAFAGSLVYIVLGTCKEVNIGPTALISLLTFTYAKGHPELAVLLCFLSGCMTLLLGILRLGFLVELVSAPVVSGFTSAASLIIACSQIKGLLGVSAHGEGFVEIWKGLYESIHAVRIPDLILSCCCITVLLVLKRIKECKSTNQHVTKCLWFVGTARNALVVVSCAVAGYLFEIYSVVPFKLTGHIRAGLPTVGPPQFSMVSGNHTVSFLEMCQTLRTGIIVVPLVSVIGNVAIAKAFSHGKALDATQELFTLGVCNVVGSFFSSIPVTGSFSRSAVNNASGVRSPLGGLYSGVLVILALSLLTPYFYYIPKATLSSVVICAVIFMVDIGIVQPIWRCSKKDLIPALGTFLACLFVGVELGILIGVAIDVVILIYFNARPHITVEQKNQSEPAYVTIQPGGALFFPAIDHLREKLTKNLSQDENSIKSSKRHTNIVLDCKHVDRIDFTAVQGLNSVLSDLSKQGCNLVMLNPKPEILASIQSISKDPILWANSETELISILRQVESTNPLGSETRLEMNHLTNSTTKARSADIDRASTNL, encoded by the exons ATGGTAAAGATAAACTTTTTGGAATTGGCAAAGCGAAGATTGCCGATAACGGTGTGGCTGCCGGTTTACACACCTGGTGATGCCCTGAGTGACCTTGTGGCCGGCATCACAGTCGGTCTTACTCTGATTCCTCAG GCAATCGCCTACGCGGCTCTGGCTGGTCTAGGACCGCAGTTTGGACTGTACAGTGCGTTCGCTGGAAGTTTGGTTTACATCGTTCTCGGTACGTGTAAAGAAGTAAACATCGGACCAACGGCTCTGATATCCCTGCTCACCTTCACATACGCAAA AGGACACCCTGAACTCGCTGTACTTCTCTGCTTTCTCTCGGGATGCATGACCTTGCTTCTCGGCATTCTGCGGCTCGGCTTCCTGGTGGAGCTTGTCTCGGCGCCGGTGGTATCCGGTTTCACGTCCGCGGCCAGTCTGATAATCGCCTGCAGCCAGATCAAGGGTCTCCTCGGGGTGTCCGCCCACGGGGAGGGTTTCGTAGAGATTTGGAAGGGCCTCTACGAGTCGATTCACGCGGTCCGAATTCCCGATCTGATCCTTTCCTGCTGCTGCATCACCGTGCTGCTGGTGCTCAAG CGAATCAAAGAATGCAAGTCTACCAATCAACACGTTACCAAGTGCCTGTGGTTCGTTGGAACGGCGAGGAACGCTTTGGTTGTCGTTTCGTGCGCTGTGGCTGGATACCTGTTCGAGATATACTCGGTTGTACCCTTCAAATTGACGGGCCACATACGGGCTGGTCTGCCCACGGTTGGTCCGCCCCAGTTTTCCATGGTTTCCGGAAACCATACGGTCAGCTTCCTCGAGATGTGCCAAACCCTGAGGACTGGGATCATCGTCGTACCGCTGGTGTCGGTGATCGGAAACGTGGCCATCGCTAAAGCGTTCT CTCATGGCAAGGCCCTGGATGCGACGCAAGAGCTGTTTACTTTGGGGGTTTGCAACGTCGTCGGTTCTTTCTTCAGCTCGATACCGGTCACTGGATCCTTCTCACGAAGTGCTGTGAACAACGCTTCGGGCGTCAGGAGTCCCTTGGGTGGATTGTACTCCG GTGTTTTGGTTATTCTGGCGTTAAGTCTGCTGACACCGTACTTCTATTACATTCCGAAAGCGACGTTGAGTTCGGTGGTAATTTGTGCGGTGATATTCATGGTCGACATTGGTATAGTACAACCGATCTGGAGGTGCAGCA AAAAAGACTTGATCCCGGCACTGGGCACGTTTCTCGCATGCTTATTCGTTGGTGTCGAGCTAGGAATTCTAATCGGAGTTGCGATCGATGTCGTAATTCTAATTTACTTCAACGCCAGACCACACATCACGGTGGAGCAGAAAAAT CAGTCTGAGCCGGCTTATGTTACCATCCAACCTGGTGGAGCTCTTTTCTTCCCGGCCATTGATCACTTGagggaaaaattaacgaagaaCTTATCTCAGGATGAGAATAGCATAAAATCCTCGAAACGACATACTAACATTGTCCTGGATTGCAAACACGTAGACAGGATAGACTTCACGGCGGTTCAG ggaTTAAACTCGGTCCTGTCAGACCTATCGAAACAGGGTTGTAACTTAGTAATGCTGAATCCAAAACCGGAAATTTTGGCGAGTATACAATCGATCTCAAAGGATCCGATTTTATGGGCAAATTCGGAAACTGAGTTAATTTCGATTCTTAGACAAGTCGAAAGCACGAATCCGCTTGGAAGTGAAACGAGATTGGAAATGAATCACTTGACAAATTCAACGACAAAAGCAAGATCAGCAGATATCGATAGAGCTAGCACGAATTTGTGA
- the LOC124404658 gene encoding LOW QUALITY PROTEIN: uncharacterized protein LOC124404658 (The sequence of the model RefSeq protein was modified relative to this genomic sequence to represent the inferred CDS: substituted 1 base at 1 genomic stop codon), translating into MTDSLGSTFWIWIAEHTCDHECDVAMNNSSVNLDAASERSMTRNVIDRIYNMSWLKQNSSMQKENTQRFANGQKLISAKKTDEDYFCGTRKEKKKKKRKEEKGKSMEGSKLQQNSLEKKLTDITKIPLNSATDVTVGKNVWSSGTNVANKLFPNVQSVRIDRLAEEEMLSQALAESIASVQLEQFKRSSPEKENRWEALYGDDDDDDGGWDNVRRNMPSSIEKAINNVSCRRKICKDNNKSKNNNTSPKPGILRKCKGNSRTAKSENLDFCFKKRSSMSEEEMGEIRSPRVVAFNESIDVKIASSDSSDDCEKSEYHPIKSDATLRINDSESPNIDKYGRLEGYSERRLFMGKGARMKEQQYLQNKLSSGKVMQTDNVGKSNTDKNIIIKVTSIEKSDQKLKKPLFVGDVKSSVIEDLNHSDLEPSGNNSSADRSLDQSSCAINSSRDSIINCSAPQKSEAETSRKTESKVYALKDVDSADKICDINRKVLNEVSKSTDLGNISKVQCMSSSTQASVSKLSENGTGLNVSRKESTYTQNLQEEHKDRKLESKICYSAGDITESEVQGDKLDCKANYGVWIMMRENPCTTNIPAKNLQYTDSIAAVQNRDSPSPEPYQNSYPERMMGVERNLNPRNLLAQNINCKDMQNQELVAPRDEFLPHENTSINQLWNCNAYPLPINPNVVNEMQRQQLEYAHCMSQIGTQYFPHQNVGPTINSSYYGPLNYVQDGENMILNTPVDNASPMMNKNILLPCDPEMYANQIQAEKTMVRWIKNDKLPPGFGKHRAIRKNDDEDNRLIINSLLVNMSMNNREEVQKTEHIASRNENYCGEKPSRHSSQNNAVYYKRQVNNSSTYAKQQTRKSPIYRYQNQGARRPTSLPIPHPILGASVYRQDTRDKVINMANEREKLNLNGNSESNRDEVSLIMPNPVERMIQNSGISPVYNNNYLIQNRQNRMSESCNNDADLPSTMPTTCHTHHPPGFNNVINWQHKVNMMNPDQLPMNFDPRIQVMQNPIPGSSDVSFTQFQSNMINLGNTTPLYSMPPPNMNANAGHNVQHLQQSNAEFRSNAYHFVEMRQSRESQETARPLLNHYVQAVGRGRGRLTKRESXWTENSLILPPKV; encoded by the exons ATGACAGATTCTTTGGGATCGACGTTTTGGATCTGGATAGCCGAGCACACATGCGACCACGAGTGCGACGTAGCAATGA ATAATTCTTCAGTAAACCTTGACGCAGCTTCGGAAAGATCTATGACGAGAAATGTTATCGATAGAATCTACAACATGTCTTGGCTAAAGCAGAATTCTTCGATGCAAAAAGA GAATACGCAGCGATTTGCTAATGGCCAGAAGTTAATATCTGCCAAAAAAACAGATGAGGATTATTTTTGTGGGACccgaaaagagaagaaaaaaaagaaaaggaaggagGAGAAAGGAAAATCGATGGAGGGTTCAAAACTTCAGCAAAATTCTcttgaaaagaaactaacaGATATAACGAAAATACCTTTAAATTCTGCTACTGATGTAACTGTTGGCAAAAATGTTTGGTCATCAGGCACTAATGTTGCCAATAAGTTATTTCCAAACGTTCAGTCTGTAAGGATCGACAGATTGGCAGAAGAAGAAATGTTGAGCCAAGCTTTGGCCGAAAGTATCGCCAGTGTGCAATTAGAACAATTTAAGAGGTCGTCACCggagaaagaaaatcgatgGGAAGCTCTTTATGgagacgatgacgacgacgatggtGGCTG gGATAACGTGCGAAGAAATATGCCATCCTCGATCGAGAAGGCAATCAATAATGTATCGtgtcgaagaaaaatttgcaaagatAATAACAAAAGTAAGAACAACAATACTTCTCCAAAGCCCGGTATACTGCGAAAATGCAAAGGAAACAGTCGCACCGCAAAATCAGAGAATTTGGACTtctgtttcaaaaaaagaagcaGTATGTCGGAGGAGGAAATGGGAGAAATTCGTTCTCCAAGAGTAGTTGCATTCAATGAATCGATTGACGTAAAAATTGCCTCAAGCGATTCGAGTGACGACtgtgaaaaatctgaatacCATCCAATAAAATCGGATGCAACTTTGCGTATCAATGACAGTGAGTCACCAAATATCGATAAATACGGAAGACTTGAAGGGTATTCTGAGCGTCGACTTTTTATGGGAAAAGGTGCTAGGATGAAGGAACAACagtatttacaaaataaactGTCATCAGGAAAAGTTATGCAAACTGACAATGTTGGAAAATCTAATacggataaaaatattatcatcaaGGTGACTAGTATAGAAAAATCTGACCAAAAGCTTAAAAAACCGTTGTTCGTGGGAGATGTGAAGTCCAGCGTTATTGAAGATTTGAATCATTCCGATCTAGAGCCATCTGGCAACAATTCATCGGCAGACCGTTCATTGGATCAAAGTTCGTGTGCTATTAATAGTTCCAGGGATTCCATTATCAATTGTTCAGCCCCTCAAAAGTCCGAAGCAGAAACATCCAGGAAAACGGAAAGTAAAGTATATGCCTTGAAGGATGTAGATAGTGCTGACAAAATTTGCGACATCAATCGTAAGGTTTTAAATGAAGTATCGAAGAGCACAGATCTGGGTAATATTTCCAAAGTTCAATGCATGTCATCGAGTACTCAGGCAAGTGTTTCTAAATTGTCAGAAAATGGAACTGGATTAAATGTTTCAAGAAAAGAATCAACCTACACACAAAATCTGCAAGAAGAACATAAAGATCGGAAGTTAGAGTCCAAAATTTGTTATTCAGCTGGTGATATAACTGAATCAGAAGTTCAAGGGGATAAATTGGATTGCAAAGCTAATTACGGGGTATGGATTATGATGAGAGAAAATCCTTGTACGACAAATATTCctgcaaaaaatttgcaatacaCAGATTCAATCGCTGCCGTTCAAAATCGAGACTCGCCAAGTCCGGAGCCTTATCAAAATTCATACCCAGAACGCATGATGGGTGTGGAAAGAAATCTTAACCCTCGAAACTTGCTCGCTCAAAACATAAATTGTAAAGATATGCAAAACCAAGAATTGGTAGCTCCGCGTGATGAGTTTTTACCTCATGAGAACACTTCTATAAATCAATTGTGGAATTGCAACGCTTATCCTTTACCTATAAATCCAAATGTGGTAAACGAAATGCAAAGGCAGCAATTGGAATATGCTCATTGCATGTCTCAAATTGGCACCCAATATTTTCCTCATCAAAATGTTGGCCCCACGATAAACTCTTCGTATTATGGTCCATTGAATTATGTGCAAGATGGCGAAAATATGATCTTAAATACGCCAGTTGACAATGCATCACcaatgatgaataaaaatatattactgCCTTGTGACCCTGAAATGTACGCAAACCAAATTCAAGCTGAAAAAACTATGGTTCGTTGgattaaaaatgataaacttcCACCAGGCTTTGGGAAACATCGAGCTATCagaaaaaatgatgatgaagacAATCGATTGATCATAAACTCGTTGCTAGTGAATATGAGCATGAATAACCGTGAAGAGGTTCAAAAAACAGAACATATCGCATCACGTAACGAAAATTATTGTGGAGAAAAACCATCGAGACATTCTAGTCAAAACAATGCAGTTTATTATAAAAGACAAGTGAATAATTCCAGCACCTACGCAAAGCAACAAACTCGTAAGTCGCCGATATATAGATATCAAAATCAAGGAGCAAGACGCCCAACAAGCCTACCAATACCTCACCCAATTTTAGGGGCATCTGTCTACCGTCAGGACACGCGGGATAAAGTAATTAACATGGCCAATgaacgtgaaaaattgaacctcAATGGAAATTCTGAATCAAACAGGGATGAGGTGTCATTAATCATGCCAAACCCGGTGGAAAGAATGATACAAAATTCAGGAATTTCACCTGTTTATAACAATAACTATCTTATCCAAAATCGACAGAACCGGATGTCAGAATCATGCAACAATGATGCTGATTTACCTTCTACAATGCCTACGACCTGCCATACACACCATCCTCCGGGCTTCAACAATGTCATCAACTGGCAACACAAGGTTAACATGATGAACCCTGACCAGTTGCCGATGAATTTTGACCCAAGGATCCAGGTAATGCAAAATCCAATTCCTGGTTCTTCTGACGTTAGTTTTACTCAGTTTCAATCTAACATGATAAACCTGGGTAACACAACACCCTTGTACTCCATGCCGCCGCCTAATATGAACGCAAATGCAGGTCATAACGTTCAACACTTGCAGCAAAGCAACGCCGAGTTCAGAAGTAATGCTTATCATTTTGTCGAAATGAGACAATCTCGAGAATCGCAAGAAACTGCGAGACCATTATTGAATCATTATGTGCAGGCCGTAGGCAGGGGCCGTGGAAGATTAACAAAGAGAGAGTCGTAGTGGACTGAAAATAGT TTGATTCTACCGCCAAAAGTTTAA